The genomic window CTCGAAGAGGTGCGCCAGCCCCGTGCGCCCCTCGCGCTCGTTGCGGCTCCCCACGTCGTACCAGATGTTCAGCGCCACCACGGGCGTGGTGTGGTCTTCCGAGAAGATCACCCGGAGCCCGTTCTCCAGCGTGAAGCGCTCGATCGGGATCTGCATCCGTCGGATAGTCCTTTAGTCCTTAGTCTTTTAGTCCTTAGTCCTCAGTCCCGCGCCCACTAAAGCACTAAGGACTAAGCACTAAGGACTTCGCACTTCGCACCGCCGTCAGATCGCCTCGATCAGCGCCAGCGGCAGCCCGAAGCTCTCGCGCACCAGCATCTTGCGCTCCTCGCCGCGGTTGCGGGAGATCGGGCTGGTGGGCGTGGGCGAGGTGTAGCCGGTGATCCCCGCGCGCCACGCCAGCAGCTTGAGCCGCAGCATGTGGAACGGGTCGCTCACCAGCACCGCGTCTTCCATCTCCCGCTCCTTCATCATCGACGCCACCGCGCGCATCGACTGCACCGTGGTGAGCCCGGTGGTCTCCACCAGGATCGCCCTGGCGGGGACGCCCTGGCGCACGGCGTAGCGCTTGGAGACCGTGGCCTCGCTCACGGTGTCGCCCGGGCCCACGCCGCCGGTCATGATCACCGTCCTGGCCAGGCCGCGGCGGTAGAGGTCGATGGCGTGGTCCAGCCGCGCCTTCAGCACCGGCGAGGGGCGGCCGTCGTACTGGGCCGCGCCCAGCACCACGATGGCGTCCGCCTCGCGCGCCTGGTCGCGGCGGCCCCACAGGTGGATGGCCACCACCAGCAGCACCCAGCCGGCCGCCAGCAGGAGCGCCAGGCGCAGGAGCCCGCGCACCAGGCGCACGGCCAGCGGCGCGCGCGGCCTCCGCTCCCCCGGTCCCGGAGAGGGCGGGGGCGG from Longimicrobium sp. includes these protein-coding regions:
- a CDS encoding YdcF family protein gives rise to the protein MPLFRRSRPLPPPPPPDDDRTLLYGEAPPPPPPPPSPGPGERRPRAPLAVRLVRGLLRLALLLAAGWVLLVVAIHLWGRRDQAREADAIVVLGAAQYDGRPSPVLKARLDHAIDLYRRGLARTVIMTGGVGPGDTVSEATVSKRYAVRQGVPARAILVETTGLTTVQSMRAVASMMKEREMEDAVLVSDPFHMLRLKLLAWRAGITGYTSPTPTSPISRNRGEERKMLVRESFGLPLALIEAI